Proteins encoded within one genomic window of Brachybacterium muris:
- the prmC gene encoding peptide chain release factor N(5)-glutamine methyltransferase: MSEVRDRLRQALATTSERLGAAGVPSPSVDARALIALAAGTERPLVLLDHLPTDFESRLEMLAARREAREPLQLIEGHAAFRRLRITVRPGVFIPRPETELVVDLLRQHHRGPLARVADLCTGSGALAAALLDEIPGTTVLAVEIDEAAADLARLNTAPWADRVEVRQADLADHDALAGVPVLDAIVSNPPYVPADAVPQDLEVLRHDPPRALYGGGEDGLDLPRAVIEHARRKLRTGGLLIMEHADVQGPATRELAQHIGGFEDVATCPDLTGRDRFLLARRSDDEGGQDPISHGSERLTR, from the coding sequence ATGAGCGAGGTCCGCGACCGGCTGCGCCAGGCTCTTGCCACCACCTCCGAGCGACTCGGTGCCGCGGGGGTTCCTTCCCCGAGCGTCGATGCCCGGGCACTGATCGCCCTTGCCGCCGGGACCGAGCGTCCCCTCGTGCTGCTGGACCACCTGCCTACGGACTTCGAGTCCCGCCTCGAGATGCTGGCGGCGCGGCGCGAGGCCCGCGAGCCCCTGCAGCTGATCGAGGGCCACGCCGCCTTCCGCCGCCTTCGGATCACGGTCAGGCCCGGGGTGTTCATCCCGCGGCCGGAGACCGAACTGGTCGTGGACCTGCTGCGGCAGCACCACCGCGGTCCCCTTGCCCGGGTGGCGGACCTGTGCACCGGCAGCGGGGCCCTGGCCGCGGCCCTGCTCGACGAGATCCCGGGCACCACGGTGCTCGCTGTCGAGATCGACGAGGCCGCCGCGGACCTGGCACGGCTGAACACCGCCCCCTGGGCAGATCGGGTCGAGGTGCGCCAGGCCGATCTCGCCGATCACGATGCCCTGGCGGGAGTGCCGGTGCTCGACGCGATCGTGTCCAACCCGCCGTACGTCCCGGCCGATGCCGTGCCGCAGGACCTCGAGGTGCTGCGCCACGATCCGCCCCGTGCACTGTACGGCGGCGGCGAGGACGGGCTGGACCTGCCCCGCGCCGTCATCGAGCACGCTCGGAGGAAGCTGCGAACCGGAGGCCTGCTGATCATGGAGCACGCCGACGTGCAGGGCCCAGCCACCCGTGAGCTCGCCCAGCACATCGGGGGGTTCGAGGACGTGGCCACCTGCCCGGACCTGACCGGGCGCGACCGCTTCCTGCTCGCACGGCGCAGCGATGACGAGGGCGGCCAGGACCCGATCAGCCACGGAAGTGAGAGACTGACCCGGTGA
- a CDS encoding LacI family DNA-binding transcriptional regulator, with the protein MSSPPSSTPPRGTSARRATIIDVAARAGVSRQTVTRAVNDMPGISAATRERVLRAAQELNYRPSRFGRGLVEQGPTTLGVVIKDLSNSFFAELGAALVRSSAPHGWNVVLAEIDHAPEPERVAVELSRRVDAIVGYGVDIDDIRGAIGMPVVHLDGSARQAESAGVVQFGAAAAMDDLARHLEVSGVRRPMVLDLAMAGAAGPSIRAQGLVAALDRIRGAAAAPVVAVDARDGHRDVLEAVLADGADALIAFNDELAVRLLHGLRSLGVDVPGRVRVVGVDGLAISGLVTPELTTLAIDIAEIAEQTVALVAGMLEGAVPLHGEQALRTVPYRLLVRDSA; encoded by the coding sequence ATGAGCTCCCCGCCATCGAGCACCCCGCCCCGGGGCACCTCGGCCCGGCGGGCCACGATCATCGACGTGGCCGCCCGTGCCGGGGTGTCCCGGCAGACCGTCACCCGGGCGGTCAACGACATGCCCGGGATCAGTGCCGCCACCCGGGAGCGGGTACTGCGCGCCGCCCAGGAGCTGAACTACCGTCCTTCCCGGTTCGGCCGGGGGCTCGTCGAGCAGGGGCCCACCACGCTCGGTGTGGTGATCAAGGACCTGTCCAACTCCTTCTTCGCCGAGCTCGGAGCGGCCTTGGTGCGCAGCAGCGCCCCGCACGGCTGGAACGTGGTGCTGGCCGAGATCGATCACGCTCCCGAACCCGAGCGGGTCGCGGTGGAGCTGTCCAGAAGGGTCGATGCGATTGTCGGCTACGGCGTGGACATCGACGACATCCGCGGAGCGATCGGCATGCCGGTGGTGCACCTGGACGGCAGTGCGCGCCAGGCGGAGTCGGCAGGGGTGGTGCAGTTCGGGGCAGCGGCCGCCATGGATGATCTGGCCCGGCACCTCGAGGTCTCCGGCGTCCGCCGCCCCATGGTGCTCGACCTCGCCATGGCCGGGGCCGCCGGCCCCAGCATCCGCGCCCAGGGCCTCGTCGCGGCACTGGACCGCATCCGCGGCGCAGCGGCCGCGCCCGTGGTGGCGGTCGATGCCAGGGACGGTCACCGCGACGTGCTCGAAGCCGTCCTGGCCGACGGCGCCGACGCCCTGATCGCCTTCAACGACGAACTAGCGGTGCGCCTGCTGCACGGCCTGCGCTCCCTGGGGGTGGATGTGCCCGGCAGGGTGAGGGTGGTCGGGGTCGACGGACTGGCGATCTCCGGACTTGTCACACCGGAGCTGACCACCCTGGCCATCGACATAGCGGAGATCGCCGAGCAGACGGTGGCGCTGGTGGCCGGGATGCTCGAGGGCGCCGTGCCGCTGCACGGGGAGCAGGCGCTGCGCACGGTCCCGTACCGGCTCCTGGTGCGCGACTCCGCCTGA
- the atpB gene encoding F0F1 ATP synthase subunit A, with translation MDEFFPDPILFAGTPFEFNRIQLVRLIILAAVLIFMCIVASRSKLVPGRVQSVVEMLVEFVHKNIVVNVLGEKDGRRFGPWLITVFVLILAMNLGFMVPGLNMSGTAVIGIPLLLALATFVIYVAAGIKEHGVGGYLKHATMPPGVPGVVYILLIPIELIQVFVVRWASLTIRLLANMVGGHMIIVVLIGLTHALVVSLSWLTVLSPLAGALSLGVFAFKIFVAALQAFIFTILSAVYIQMAVTDEH, from the coding sequence GTGGACGAGTTCTTCCCGGACCCGATCCTGTTCGCGGGGACTCCTTTCGAGTTCAACCGCATCCAGCTGGTGCGCCTGATCATCCTCGCGGCCGTACTGATCTTCATGTGCATCGTCGCCTCCCGCTCCAAGCTGGTGCCCGGTCGCGTCCAGAGCGTCGTGGAGATGCTGGTCGAGTTCGTGCACAAGAACATCGTCGTGAACGTGCTGGGCGAGAAGGACGGCAGGCGGTTCGGCCCGTGGCTGATCACGGTGTTCGTGCTGATCCTGGCGATGAACCTCGGATTCATGGTCCCCGGCCTCAACATGTCCGGCACCGCCGTGATCGGCATCCCGCTACTGCTGGCCCTGGCCACCTTCGTGATCTACGTGGCCGCCGGTATCAAGGAGCACGGTGTGGGCGGCTACCTCAAGCACGCCACCATGCCGCCGGGAGTCCCGGGCGTGGTCTACATCCTGCTGATCCCGATCGAGCTGATCCAGGTGTTCGTGGTCCGCTGGGCCTCGCTCACCATCCGTCTGCTGGCCAACATGGTGGGCGGCCACATGATCATCGTGGTGCTGATCGGCCTCACCCACGCCCTGGTGGTCTCGCTCAGCTGGCTGACCGTGCTCTCGCCGCTGGCCGGGGCTCTGAGCCTCGGCGTGTTCGCCTTCAAGATCTTCGTGGCCGCCCTGCAGGCCTTCATCTTCACGATCCTCTCGGCGGTGTACATCCAGATGGCCGTCACCGACGAGCACTGA
- a CDS encoding MraY family glycosyltransferase: MRIYLFLLLVAAAVSFLTTPAARLLARRAGAMTAVRDRDVHDSVTPRLGGLAMFAGVAVALLLASQVPFLEGLYTDSTQPWGILAAAGLVCLLGAADDKWDLDWVTKLAGQVLAALLLAWQGVQLVSLPIGGVTLLSGHTSLILTVLVVVVSMNAVNFVDGLDGLAAGVMAIGGTAFFLYAYLLTRSASTTDYSSLAALITAVMIGACVGFLPHNMARARIFMGDSGSMLLGLLLAASTITVTGQVDPARLSGADLLGQFLPILLPIAVMVIPFLDFALAVLRRIGAGRSPFHADKAHLHHRLLSLGHSKTTAVLIMYTWTVVISVGMLLPLVMQTRSVIIFWIVGVLIALVLTFDPLDLRRVRRRKEHDVHAL, translated from the coding sequence GTGAGGATCTATCTCTTCCTGCTCCTGGTCGCCGCGGCCGTCTCCTTCCTGACCACACCGGCGGCACGGCTGCTCGCGCGCCGGGCCGGGGCGATGACGGCAGTGCGAGACCGGGACGTGCACGACTCGGTGACCCCACGACTGGGGGGCCTGGCCATGTTCGCCGGGGTGGCGGTGGCGCTGCTGCTGGCCAGCCAGGTGCCCTTCCTGGAGGGCCTGTACACCGATTCCACCCAGCCGTGGGGGATCCTGGCCGCCGCCGGCCTGGTGTGCCTGCTGGGCGCGGCCGACGACAAGTGGGACCTGGACTGGGTCACCAAGCTCGCCGGCCAGGTGCTGGCAGCGCTGCTGCTGGCCTGGCAGGGGGTGCAGCTGGTGTCCCTGCCCATCGGAGGCGTGACGCTGCTGTCCGGGCACACCTCGCTGATCCTCACCGTGCTGGTGGTGGTCGTCAGCATGAACGCCGTGAACTTCGTGGACGGACTGGACGGGCTGGCCGCGGGAGTGATGGCGATCGGCGGCACCGCTTTCTTCCTGTACGCCTACCTCCTCACCCGCAGTGCCTCCACCACCGACTACTCATCCCTTGCCGCACTCATCACCGCGGTGATGATCGGCGCCTGCGTGGGGTTCCTTCCCCACAACATGGCCCGGGCCCGGATCTTCATGGGGGACTCCGGGTCGATGCTGCTGGGCCTGCTGCTGGCGGCCAGCACCATCACCGTCACCGGGCAGGTGGACCCGGCACGCCTGTCCGGGGCAGACCTGCTCGGACAGTTCCTGCCGATCCTGCTGCCCATCGCCGTGATGGTGATCCCCTTCCTGGACTTCGCCCTCGCGGTGCTGCGACGAATCGGTGCGGGCCGCTCCCCGTTCCACGCCGATAAGGCTCATCTGCACCACCGCCTGCTGAGCCTTGGGCACTCCAAGACCACCGCGGTGCTGATCATGTACACCTGGACGGTGGTGATCTCGGTCGGGATGCTGCTCCCACTGGTGATGCAGACCCGCTCGGTGATCATCTTCTGGATCGTGGGCGTGCTGATAGCCCTGGTCCTCACCTTCGACCCCCTCGACCTCCGGCGCGTCCGCCGGCGTAAGGAGCACGATGTCCACGCCCTCTGA
- the rpmE gene encoding 50S ribosomal protein L31 — MKAEIHPEYVVTQVTCTCGNTFTTRSTKTDGAISTEVCSACHPFYTGKQKILDTGGRVARFQARYGKKKA; from the coding sequence ATGAAGGCCGAGATCCACCCCGAGTACGTCGTCACCCAGGTCACCTGCACCTGCGGCAACACGTTCACCACCCGCAGCACCAAGACCGACGGTGCGATCAGCACCGAGGTCTGCTCCGCGTGCCACCCGTTCTACACCGGTAAGCAGAAGATCCTGGACACCGGCGGCCGCGTCGCCCGCTTCCAGGCCCGCTACGGCAAGAAGAAGGCCTGA
- the atpE gene encoding ATP synthase F0 subunit C, with the protein MDPMILSAIEGNIASVGFGLAALGPGIGLGILVGKTAEAQARQPELRSQLQTTMLIGAGFVEFLALLAIVFGFVLTFI; encoded by the coding sequence GTGGACCCGATGATCCTGTCCGCCATCGAGGGCAACATCGCCTCCGTCGGCTTCGGTCTCGCAGCCCTCGGCCCCGGCATCGGCCTGGGCATCCTCGTCGGCAAGACCGCCGAGGCTCAGGCCCGCCAGCCCGAGCTCCGCTCGCAGCTGCAGACCACCATGCTGATCGGCGCCGGCTTCGTCGAGTTCCTGGCCCTGCTGGCGATCGTCTTCGGCTTCGTCCTCACCTTCATCTGA
- the prfA gene encoding peptide chain release factor 1, producing the protein MLNQQGTDRLAPLRAEHAQLQEQMADPTLHDDAARARRVARRWAEVEAVLRAAAAVASSQEDLDAARELGAEDPELAAEAEQISAQLAAQREHLEDLLAPRDPDDARDVILEIKAGAGGEESALFAAEMLRMYRSFAENRGWRFELLSSSPTELGGLKDVTVSIASRAAATPADGVYAHLKHEAGVHRVQRVPVTESAGRIHTSAVGVLVLPEADETDESELLAEAMAPANLRIDVFRSSGPGGQSVNTTDSAVRITHLPSGIVVSCQDEKSQLQNREQAMRILRTRLLDEHRAAQDAEAASARRSQVRTVDRSERIRTYNFPESRVADHRTGYKAGNLQHVLAGDLEDLIASSRAAEREARLDQAQGTGA; encoded by the coding sequence ATGTTGAACCAGCAGGGAACCGATCGCCTGGCGCCGCTGCGGGCGGAGCACGCCCAGCTGCAGGAGCAGATGGCCGATCCCACCCTGCACGACGACGCCGCCCGGGCACGCCGGGTGGCGCGGCGCTGGGCCGAGGTGGAGGCCGTGCTGCGCGCCGCCGCCGCCGTCGCCTCATCCCAGGAGGATCTCGACGCAGCCCGGGAGCTCGGAGCCGAGGACCCGGAGCTCGCCGCGGAGGCCGAGCAGATCAGCGCGCAGCTGGCTGCCCAGCGCGAGCACCTCGAGGACCTGCTGGCACCCCGCGACCCCGACGATGCCCGCGACGTGATCCTGGAGATCAAGGCCGGTGCCGGGGGAGAGGAGTCCGCGCTCTTCGCCGCCGAGATGCTGCGCATGTACCGATCCTTCGCGGAGAACCGAGGGTGGCGCTTCGAGCTGCTGAGCTCCTCACCCACCGAACTCGGCGGGCTGAAGGACGTCACCGTCTCGATTGCCTCCCGTGCCGCAGCCACTCCGGCCGACGGCGTGTACGCCCACCTCAAGCACGAGGCCGGGGTGCACCGTGTGCAGCGGGTCCCGGTCACCGAGTCCGCCGGCCGGATCCACACCTCCGCCGTGGGCGTCCTGGTGCTGCCCGAGGCCGACGAGACCGACGAGAGCGAACTGCTGGCCGAGGCGATGGCCCCCGCCAATCTGCGCATCGACGTGTTCCGCTCATCGGGTCCCGGCGGGCAGAGCGTCAACACCACGGATTCGGCCGTGCGCATCACCCACCTCCCCAGCGGGATCGTGGTGTCCTGCCAGGACGAGAAGAGCCAGCTGCAGAACAGGGAACAGGCCATGCGGATCCTGCGCACCCGGCTGCTGGACGAGCACCGCGCCGCCCAGGACGCCGAAGCGGCCAGTGCACGCCGCTCCCAGGTGCGCACCGTGGACCGATCCGAACGCATCCGCACCTACAACTTCCCCGAATCGCGTGTGGCCGACCACCGCACCGGGTACAAGGCAGGCAACCTCCAGCACGTCCTGGCCGGTGACCTCGAGGACCTGATCGCCTCCTCCCGCGCAGCCGAGCGCGAGGCCCGTCTGGACCAGGCGCAGGGCACCGGCGCATGA
- a CDS encoding L-threonylcarbamoyladenylate synthase — translation MSVHDTQNPESREDALQTAVEAVREGRLIVLPTDTVYGIGADAFSAEAVDALLDAKGRGRDTPPPVLVGDPSVLLALAVDVPDYAERLAEEFWPGPLTLILTAQPSLTWDLGETRGTVALRMPDDEVALDLLRRTGPMAVSSANRHGKPAALTVLDAATQLGDAAEVYLDGGTARIGTSSTIIDTTVEPPEIVREGALTREQIVEALGDIFTAPEPEPSDHGTEPDDGPDAGDGAEAEDGPADADGSYQYSYTDIRETAPEGPAAEPSNAEPPATDQASAPARDAAIDLPSEPDLRDISSGDNAPDSTPLDAGGTLPGEDAEPGAGPTRNTPG, via the coding sequence GTGAGCGTGCATGACACCCAGAACCCCGAGTCCCGCGAGGACGCCCTCCAGACCGCCGTCGAGGCGGTGCGTGAGGGACGACTGATCGTCCTGCCCACCGACACCGTGTACGGCATCGGTGCGGACGCCTTCTCCGCCGAGGCCGTCGACGCCCTGCTGGACGCCAAGGGACGCGGCCGCGACACCCCGCCGCCGGTGCTGGTGGGGGACCCCTCCGTGCTGCTGGCCCTCGCGGTGGACGTGCCCGACTACGCCGAACGCCTGGCAGAGGAGTTCTGGCCCGGGCCTCTCACCCTGATCCTCACCGCCCAGCCCTCCCTCACCTGGGACCTGGGCGAGACCCGCGGCACCGTCGCCCTGCGCATGCCCGACGACGAGGTGGCCCTGGACCTGCTGCGCCGCACCGGCCCGATGGCCGTCTCCAGCGCGAACCGTCACGGCAAGCCCGCCGCCCTCACCGTGCTGGACGCCGCGACCCAGCTGGGTGACGCGGCGGAGGTGTACCTCGATGGTGGGACCGCTCGCATCGGCACCAGCTCCACCATCATCGACACCACTGTCGAACCCCCGGAGATCGTGCGCGAGGGTGCCCTGACCCGGGAGCAGATCGTGGAGGCCCTGGGCGACATCTTCACCGCCCCCGAGCCCGAGCCGTCCGACCACGGGACGGAACCGGACGACGGCCCCGATGCCGGGGACGGCGCAGAGGCCGAGGACGGCCCCGCCGATGCCGACGGCAGCTACCAGTACAGCTACACCGACATCAGGGAGACCGCGCCCGAAGGACCGGCGGCAGAGCCCTCGAACGCGGAGCCACCGGCCACCGATCAGGCGAGCGCACCCGCTCGGGATGCCGCCATCGACCTGCCCTCCGAACCGGACCTGAGGGACATCTCCTCCGGGGACAATGCCCCGGACAGCACCCCGCTGGACGCCGGCGGCACCCTCCCCGGTGAGGACGCTGAGCCCGGCGCCGGTCCGACCCGGAACACCCCCGGGTGA
- a CDS encoding aldo/keto reductase gives MSSAAAPVRWAVLGPGSIARRFASELPYSEAGVLVAVGSTSPDRARSFAEEFAPAAPAVVGTYDEVLACPEVDAVYVATVHTTHAPLAAAALEAGKHVLCEKPMTPNAATTMALADLATRSGLTLLEAYMYRFHPQTVKVLELVRDGAIGEVLHIDASFAFDTGREEGRLFDPATAGGGILDVGGYPLSLARFVVGATQGTAYADPTDVRGAGTVGATGVDLAAAAHLSFADGITAALRTGIRLDDPQSATITGSRGVIRLADPWALGDQQVIELAAVGEGLARIEVPAARSYALEADALARAAATGTEVPEIDLANSLGQARAQDSWRRAVGVTYPFEKDDAEIPTLSGRPLVMGAGARSAVVDGRTAGTEGTPAMPYGRIPGIDKPVSRLVMGCDNQSELPHASAMFDAFLEAGGTTFDTAYVYGGGRPEALLGAWMRNRGVRDDVVLIAKGAHTPHCDPESIIRQLTESLERLGTDHADIYMMHRDNLQVPVGEFVDVLDELAGAGRITAFGGSNWTPERVDEAQEYARRTGRREFSVLSNHFGLARALDVPWAGCVHSTDPDSRQWLEQRKIALLPWSSQARGFFTGRAHPQDTSDPELVRCYYSEENFQRLERARVIAEEQQVPPTAVALAYVLHQRFETYALFGPRTLAEMRSSMRGLGVSLSERDVQWLDLRTETR, from the coding sequence ATGAGCAGCGCCGCCGCACCCGTCAGATGGGCCGTCCTCGGCCCCGGATCCATCGCCCGCCGCTTCGCCTCCGAGCTTCCGTACTCCGAGGCCGGTGTCCTGGTGGCGGTGGGCAGCACCTCGCCCGACCGGGCCCGCTCCTTCGCCGAGGAGTTCGCGCCAGCGGCCCCTGCTGTCGTCGGCACCTATGACGAGGTGCTCGCCTGCCCGGAGGTCGACGCCGTGTACGTCGCGACCGTGCACACCACCCACGCCCCGCTCGCCGCGGCCGCCCTGGAGGCCGGCAAGCACGTGCTGTGCGAGAAGCCGATGACGCCGAACGCCGCCACCACGATGGCACTGGCCGACCTCGCCACCCGCAGCGGTCTCACGCTGCTGGAGGCATACATGTACCGCTTCCACCCGCAGACGGTGAAGGTGCTCGAGCTGGTGCGCGATGGCGCGATCGGCGAGGTCCTCCACATCGACGCCTCCTTCGCCTTCGACACCGGGCGGGAGGAGGGCCGCCTCTTCGACCCCGCCACCGCCGGGGGAGGGATCCTCGACGTCGGCGGCTACCCCCTCTCCTTGGCCCGGTTCGTGGTCGGAGCGACGCAGGGGACGGCGTATGCGGACCCGACGGACGTGCGCGGAGCGGGTACCGTGGGTGCCACCGGGGTGGACCTGGCCGCTGCCGCCCACCTGAGCTTCGCCGACGGCATCACCGCCGCCCTGCGCACTGGCATCAGGCTCGATGATCCCCAGTCGGCCACCATCACCGGTTCCCGGGGTGTGATCCGCCTGGCCGATCCCTGGGCGCTGGGGGATCAGCAGGTGATCGAGCTGGCCGCGGTGGGCGAGGGGCTGGCCCGCATCGAGGTCCCGGCCGCGCGTTCCTACGCGCTGGAGGCCGACGCCCTTGCCCGGGCCGCGGCAACCGGCACCGAGGTTCCTGAGATCGACCTCGCGAACTCCTTGGGGCAGGCCCGGGCCCAGGACTCCTGGCGCCGGGCGGTGGGAGTGACGTACCCCTTCGAGAAGGACGATGCGGAGATCCCCACCCTCAGCGGTCGCCCTCTCGTGATGGGCGCCGGCGCCCGGAGCGCAGTGGTGGATGGGAGGACAGCGGGGACCGAAGGGACGCCCGCGATGCCGTACGGGCGGATCCCCGGCATCGACAAGCCGGTCTCCCGCCTGGTGATGGGCTGCGACAACCAGTCCGAGCTGCCCCATGCCTCGGCCATGTTCGATGCCTTCCTCGAGGCCGGTGGCACCACCTTCGACACCGCGTACGTGTACGGCGGGGGCCGCCCGGAGGCACTGCTGGGCGCGTGGATGCGCAACCGCGGCGTGCGTGACGACGTGGTGCTGATCGCCAAGGGTGCCCACACCCCGCACTGCGACCCCGAGTCGATCATCCGGCAGCTCACCGAGTCCCTCGAACGCCTCGGCACCGACCATGCTGACATTTACATGATGCATCGTGACAACCTCCAGGTCCCGGTCGGGGAGTTCGTCGATGTGCTCGACGAATTGGCCGGCGCCGGTCGGATCACGGCGTTCGGCGGCTCCAACTGGACCCCCGAGCGGGTGGACGAGGCCCAGGAGTACGCGCGCCGCACCGGCCGCCGCGAGTTCTCGGTGCTCTCGAACCACTTCGGTCTGGCCAGGGCACTGGACGTGCCCTGGGCCGGATGCGTCCACTCCACCGATCCCGACTCCCGGCAATGGCTCGAGCAGCGGAAGATCGCCCTGCTTCCCTGGTCCTCCCAGGCCCGCGGGTTCTTCACCGGCCGCGCCCACCCCCAGGACACCTCGGATCCCGAGCTCGTGCGCTGCTACTACAGCGAGGAAAACTTTCAACGTCTGGAACGCGCTCGCGTCATCGCTGAGGAGCAGCAGGTCCCGCCCACCGCCGTGGCCCTCGCCTACGTGCTGCATCAGCGCTTCGAGACCTACGCGCTGTTCGGCCCGCGCACCCTGGCCGAGATGCGGTCCTCCATGCGCGGGCTCGGGGTCAGCCTGTCCGAGCGCGACGTCCAGTGGCTCGACCTGCGAACGGAGACCCGATGA
- a CDS encoding F0F1 ATP synthase subunit B, whose amino-acid sequence MILSAGDTPTPGWRLFVPYVPEIIWSAIFIAIFAVVFMRFVLPRLNAVLDERAEKIEGGIRRAEEVQEQADQLKSDQESALAAARQEAAAIREKARQDGQRIVEEAKARAEAENERVLAAGRQQLSAERMAASHELRAEVGTLASDLASKIVGESLNDDERSRRVIDRFLDDLESSQAATR is encoded by the coding sequence ATGATCCTCAGCGCAGGAGACACCCCCACGCCGGGCTGGCGCCTGTTCGTGCCGTACGTCCCGGAGATCATCTGGTCGGCGATCTTCATCGCGATCTTCGCCGTGGTCTTCATGCGCTTCGTCCTGCCCCGCCTTAATGCGGTGCTCGATGAACGCGCAGAGAAGATCGAGGGCGGCATCCGCCGGGCCGAAGAGGTCCAGGAGCAGGCCGACCAGCTGAAGTCCGACCAGGAGTCCGCTCTCGCCGCGGCCCGCCAGGAGGCGGCAGCGATCCGGGAGAAGGCCCGCCAGGACGGACAGCGCATCGTCGAGGAGGCCAAGGCCCGCGCCGAGGCCGAGAACGAGCGTGTCCTCGCCGCCGGCCGTCAGCAGCTCTCCGCGGAGCGGATGGCCGCCTCGCACGAGCTGCGCGCAGAGGTGGGCACGCTCGCGAGCGACCTCGCCTCCAAGATCGTCGGCGAGTCCCTCAACGACGACGAGCGCTCCCGCCGCGTGATCGACCGCTTCCTGGACGACCTCGAGTCGTCCCAGGCCGCCACCCGATAA
- a CDS encoding F0F1 ATP synthase subunit delta gives MRGTSSTSLGEVLRLVDSAQAVPTDSLESGAEQLFSVADAIDSSNQLVRLLSDAGRPAEVKQSVVTTLFADKVSPQALEVTHEVVRRRWSEQEDILDALELAGVSVLLGQAEREGVLGLVEDEMFQVSRMIDRNGDLHAALDDARESPEQRERIMRSVLAGRVHRLTLQLVTRAVTRRSDTKPARRISELARFALDRRRRSFASVSSAIELSEPQQARLGAILTGIYGREIHMNVQVDPEVVGGLRIQVGNDLYDATVLARLARAKQQLVSS, from the coding sequence ATGCGAGGAACTTCCTCCACCTCCCTCGGTGAGGTGCTCCGACTCGTCGACTCCGCCCAGGCGGTGCCGACGGACTCGTTGGAGTCCGGTGCCGAGCAGCTGTTCTCGGTGGCCGACGCCATCGACTCCAGCAACCAGCTGGTGCGACTGCTCTCCGACGCGGGCCGCCCGGCCGAGGTCAAGCAGTCCGTCGTCACCACCCTGTTCGCGGACAAGGTCAGCCCGCAGGCCCTCGAGGTCACCCACGAGGTCGTGCGCCGACGCTGGTCCGAGCAGGAGGACATCCTCGACGCCCTCGAGCTCGCGGGGGTCTCCGTGCTGCTCGGGCAGGCGGAGCGCGAGGGCGTCCTGGGCCTGGTGGAGGACGAGATGTTCCAGGTGTCGCGGATGATCGACCGCAACGGCGATCTGCACGCGGCGCTGGACGATGCCCGGGAGAGCCCGGAGCAGCGTGAGCGGATCATGCGGTCGGTCCTGGCGGGTCGGGTGCACCGCCTCACGCTCCAGCTCGTGACCCGTGCAGTGACCCGCCGCAGCGACACCAAACCCGCCCGGCGCATCTCCGAGCTGGCCCGGTTCGCCTTGGATCGTCGCCGCCGCAGTTTCGCCAGCGTGTCCAGCGCGATCGAGCTGAGCGAGCCCCAGCAGGCCCGACTCGGCGCGATCCTCACCGGCATCTACGGCCGGGAGATCCACATGAACGTCCAGGTCGACCCCGAGGTCGTGGGTGGTCTGCGGATCCAGGTCGGCAACGACCTCTACGACGCCACGGTGCTGGCCCGGCTCGCCCGGGCCAAGCAGCAGCTGGTGTCCTCATGA